One stretch of Pedobacter riviphilus DNA includes these proteins:
- a CDS encoding lysophospholipid acyltransferase family protein, producing MIKKGISHLGIFFLGVLSLFPLSVLYILADGAYLLLYFVFGYRRKVVRENLLNALPGKSLNEIILIEKRFYRYLASLIFEIVKMNGISKEEIEKRFIFKNKAQVQAYLDRGESVLICSAHYGNWEWGTLGIGLNFQADHYPIYKPLTNPIFDNWFKKVRSRFGNKLIAMRQTMRALQASKGKPSIFSFGNDQAPSKDESHYWTTFLHQPSSVQLGIEKIAKRTGQPIFYFKINVLKRGFYNVDCVPLCLNPAETAEFEITELHTRFLEQMIKEKPEYWLWSHKRWKYKPKTETAFIGNEMLKQA from the coding sequence ATGATTAAAAAGGGGATTTCCCATTTGGGAATATTTTTTTTAGGCGTATTATCTCTGTTTCCACTATCTGTTTTATACATTCTGGCCGATGGAGCTTATCTACTGCTTTATTTTGTTTTCGGCTACCGTAGGAAAGTGGTGAGGGAAAACCTGTTAAATGCCCTTCCTGGTAAATCATTAAATGAAATCATTCTTATCGAAAAACGTTTTTACCGCTACCTGGCTTCGCTGATATTTGAGATTGTAAAAATGAACGGGATCTCAAAGGAAGAAATAGAAAAACGTTTCATTTTTAAAAATAAAGCTCAGGTTCAGGCCTATTTAGACCGCGGCGAAAGCGTATTGATCTGTTCGGCACATTATGGTAACTGGGAATGGGGGACGCTGGGCATCGGGCTCAATTTTCAGGCAGATCATTACCCCATTTACAAACCCTTAACCAACCCGATATTCGATAACTGGTTTAAAAAAGTAAGAAGCAGATTTGGCAATAAGCTTATTGCCATGCGGCAGACCATGCGTGCTTTGCAAGCCAGTAAAGGTAAACCCAGCATCTTTAGTTTTGGTAACGACCAGGCACCTTCTAAAGATGAATCGCATTATTGGACTACTTTTTTGCATCAGCCCAGTTCGGTACAATTGGGGATAGAAAAAATTGCTAAACGTACCGGTCAACCGATATTTTATTTTAAGATAAATGTACTTAAGCGGGGTTTTTATAATGTAGATTGTGTTCCATTATGTTTAAACCCGGCTGAAACTGCTGAGTTTGAAATTACCGAGCTGCACACCCGCTTTTTGGAACAGATGATTAAAGAGAAACCGGAATATTGGTTGTGGAGCCATAAAAGATGGAAATACAAACCAAAAACGGAAACTGCTTTTATTGGAAATGAAATGTTAAAACAGGCATAA
- a CDS encoding type 1 glutamine amidotransferase domain-containing protein has protein sequence MGQLSNRIIAVLSESGFEEVELTEPVKRLKEEGATVHIISSKSGKIKAWDHDHWSIEVDVDKTISEANADDYNGLLLPGGVINPDQLRINEDALVFVKSFFADGKPVAAICHGPQTLINADVVQGRKLTSVKNISQDLINAGAIWSDEEVVVDQGLVTSRTPKDLPAFNDKIVEEFAEGVHEGQHA, from the coding sequence ATGGGACAATTAAGTAACCGCATCATTGCTGTACTTTCAGAAAGCGGATTTGAAGAAGTAGAATTGACCGAACCAGTTAAAAGGTTAAAAGAAGAGGGCGCAACCGTTCACATTATCTCCTCAAAAAGTGGAAAAATAAAAGCCTGGGATCACGATCACTGGTCGATAGAAGTTGATGTAGATAAAACCATATCGGAAGCAAATGCTGATGATTATAACGGATTACTTTTACCAGGCGGCGTAATAAATCCAGATCAGTTACGTATTAACGAAGATGCATTGGTTTTTGTAAAATCATTTTTTGCCGACGGGAAACCTGTTGCCGCCATTTGCCATGGTCCACAAACGTTGATTAATGCCGATGTGGTACAGGGCAGAAAATTAACTTCAGTAAAAAACATTTCGCAGGATTTAATTAATGCCGGAGCTATCTGGTCAGACGAGGAAGTAGTAGTTGACCAAGGCTTGGTTACCAGCCGTACGCCAAAAGATCTACCCGCTTTTAACGATAAAATTGTAGAAGAATTTGCTGAAGGTGTTCACGAAGGGCAACACGCCTAA
- a CDS encoding serine hydrolase domain-containing protein, translated as MKTFKKILLLLIYAFFLSLFALFLWKPYLLNVLKYRTPNAETYKIFPQEVSHKSDSAFHFVRAAKPRNDLDTLHVQDGNNRLIPLKTYLKNGQINAFIVIRNDSVLYERYDKGYCDSTLSTMFSGAKSMISIMIGQALADGSIKSLNDKVTRYIPELKSNPAFEQITLKNLLDMKSGLEFQDALGGIIKAFFSDEAKYYYTDDMQAQLMKVKLVNKPGTVWVYKSIDPILLGWVLKKASGKSVAEYFESHVWKQIGAEYNSTWGLDQVNGLTNTASRFQVTAIDLAKIGRLYLNKGRYNGNQIVPENWVNQSINIGNETPASAKGWQKSAHHYLWWIPQEGDHGDYAAEGMLGQRLYIDPKTNTIIVQFADHGAGNYPYRKISRYLSGLPFSYPKS; from the coding sequence ATGAAAACGTTCAAAAAAATATTACTGCTGCTGATCTATGCATTCTTTTTATCATTGTTTGCCTTATTTCTTTGGAAACCGTACCTCTTAAATGTATTAAAATATAGGACACCAAATGCCGAAACCTATAAAATTTTTCCGCAAGAAGTTTCTCATAAGAGTGATTCTGCCTTTCATTTTGTCAGGGCAGCAAAACCACGCAATGATTTGGATACTTTGCATGTACAGGATGGAAATAACCGGTTGATTCCATTAAAGACTTATTTAAAAAACGGGCAGATCAATGCCTTTATCGTGATCAGGAATGATAGTGTACTGTACGAAAGATATGATAAGGGATATTGCGATAGCACTTTAAGTACCATGTTTTCGGGAGCAAAAAGTATGATTTCTATTATGATTGGCCAGGCATTGGCCGATGGTAGTATTAAAAGTCTGAATGATAAGGTAACAAGATATATCCCTGAATTAAAATCGAACCCGGCTTTTGAGCAGATTACTTTAAAAAACCTGTTGGATATGAAATCGGGACTCGAGTTTCAGGATGCTTTGGGCGGGATTATAAAAGCTTTTTTTTCTGACGAAGCCAAATATTATTATACTGATGATATGCAGGCCCAATTGATGAAAGTAAAATTAGTTAACAAACCTGGTACGGTTTGGGTGTACAAAAGCATCGATCCGATTTTATTGGGCTGGGTTCTAAAAAAGGCGAGCGGCAAATCGGTGGCCGAGTATTTCGAAAGCCATGTATGGAAACAGATCGGAGCCGAATATAACTCAACCTGGGGCCTGGATCAGGTAAATGGCTTAACCAATACTGCCAGTCGTTTTCAGGTAACGGCGATAGATTTAGCTAAAATAGGCCGCCTGTATTTAAATAAAGGTAGGTACAATGGAAATCAGATTGTTCCTGAAAACTGGGTAAATCAATCGATCAACATTGGTAACGAAACTCCTGCATCAGCAAAAGGCTGGCAAAAATCTGCACATCATTACCTTTGGTGGATTCCGCAAGAAGGAGATCACGGCGATTATGCGGCAGAGGGTATGCTTGGCCAAAGGTTGTATATAGATCCGAAAACAAATACCATTATTGTGCAGTTTGCCGATCACGGTGCAGGGAATTATCCCTATCGAAAAATCAGTAGGTATTTGAGTGGATTGCCATTCAGTTATCCGAAGTCTTAA
- a CDS encoding glycosyltransferase family 2 protein has product MPKLTIITIVYNNVRDIERTIHSILNQTYKKIEYIVIDGASTDGTLQVVERYKDQITKIVSEPDKGIYDAMNKGLALATGDYVLFMNSGDEIYDEQTVEDVFASAPGADIYYGETEMYNDNWENLGRRRHEAPEEFDWTSFKYGMNISHQAIYIRRSIVTPYDLTYKYSSDIDWIIKAAKKASNIVNVHRYVAKYLVGGMSKKKHRESLKERFKIFTKYYGLIPNIFNHIIIAGNLALYFVKHRRTND; this is encoded by the coding sequence TTGCCAAAGCTAACAATCATCACCATTGTATATAATAACGTTCGCGATATCGAACGTACCATCCATTCTATTCTTAATCAGACCTATAAAAAAATTGAATATATTGTAATAGACGGCGCATCAACCGATGGCACTTTGCAGGTTGTTGAGCGTTATAAAGATCAGATTACAAAAATTGTATCAGAACCTGATAAAGGCATTTACGATGCCATGAACAAAGGTTTAGCATTAGCAACAGGCGATTATGTTTTATTTATGAACTCGGGTGATGAGATTTATGATGAACAAACAGTAGAAGATGTTTTTGCCTCTGCCCCCGGTGCCGACATTTATTACGGCGAAACTGAAATGTACAATGACAACTGGGAAAATTTAGGCCGAAGAAGGCATGAAGCCCCAGAAGAATTCGACTGGACGAGTTTTAAATATGGCATGAACATCAGCCACCAGGCCATTTATATCCGCCGCAGTATTGTTACGCCATACGATTTAACCTATAAGTACAGTTCAGATATTGATTGGATCATCAAAGCGGCAAAAAAGGCATCTAATATTGTTAATGTTCACCGTTACGTTGCCAAATACCTGGTTGGTGGCATGAGCAAGAAAAAACATCGCGAAAGTTTAAAAGAACGTTTTAAAATTTTCACTAAGTATTATGGCTTAATACCGAATATCTTTAATCATATTATCATTGCAGGTAATCTGGCTCTGTATTTTGTTAAGCACCGTAGAACGAACGATTAG